In the genome of Streptomyces violaceoruber, the window GTGGCGAACCTCTCAGGTTCCGATGACAGATGGGGAGGACCGACCTCGCCCCGTCCTGTCCTGGGAGACGACCGACCGATGAGCAGTACCGAACTGCGCCGTACCGCGCTCGATGCCACGCATCGCGCGCTGGGCGCGACGATGACCGACTTCGCCGGCTGGGACATGCCGCTGCGCTACGGCTCCGAGCGCGAGGAGCACGTCGCGGTGCGCACCCGCGCCGGTCTCTTCGACCTGTCGCACATGGGTGAGATCACCGTCACCGGCCCGCAGGCGGCCGAGCTGCTGAACTTCGCGCTGGTCGGCAACATCGGCACCGTGAAGCCGGGCCGGGCGCGCTACACCATGATCTGCCGCGAGGACGGCGGCATCCTGGACGACCTGATCGTCTATCGGCTCGAAGAGGCCGAGTACATGGTCGTCGCCAACGCCTCCAACGCCCAGGTCGTCCTGGACGCGCTGACCGAGCGGGCGGCCGGGTTCGACGCCGAGGTGCGCGACGACCGCGACGCCTACGCGCTGCTCGCCGTGCAGGGCCCCGAGTCCCCGGGCATCCTCGCGTCGCTCACCGACGCCGATCTGGACGGCCTGAAGTACTACGCCGGTCTGCCCGGAACGGTCGCCGGCGTCCCGGCGCTGATCGCGCGCACCGGCTACACCGGCGAGGACGGCTTCGAGCTGTTCGTGAAGCCGGAGCACGCCGTCGGGCTGTGGCAGGCGCTGACCGGGGCGGGCGAGGCCGCGGGGCTGATCCCGTGCGGTCTGTCCTGCCGGGACACGCTCCGCCTGGAGGCGGGCATGCCGCTGTACGGCAACGAGCTGTCGACCGCGCTGACGCCGTTCGACGCCGGTCTGGGCCGGGTGGTGAAGTTCGAGAAGGAGGGCGACTTCGTCGGGCGCGCCGCGCTGACCGAGGCCGCCGAGCGCGCCGCTTCCCGGCCGCCCCGCGTCCTGGTCGGCCTGGTCGCCGAGGGCCGCCGGGTCCCGCGCTCCGGGTACCGGGTCGTCGCGGGCGGCGAGGTGATCGGCGAGGTCACCTCCGGCGCTCCGTCCCCGACGCTGGGCAAGCCGATCGCCATGGCGTACGTCGACCCCGCACACGCGGCCCCGGGCACCGAGGGCGTGGGCGTGGACATCCGGGGCAGCCACGAGCCGTACGAGGTCGTGGCGCTGCCGTTCTACAAGCGCCAGAAGTAGACAGAAGCAGACAGTGGACACGGGGCGCCGCCCCTCCGCGGCAGCCCCCGGGTCACGCGAGTCACTCATCCCTCCCTCGTCACCCCCTTCACCAGCCACTTCCTCGCGTACAGGAGAATTCAGGCCATGAGCAACCCCCAGCAGCTGCGCTACAGCAAGGAGCACGAGTGGCTGTCGGGCGCCGAGGACGGCGTCTCGACGGTCGGCATCACGGAGCACGCGGCCAACGCGCTCGGTGACGTCGTCTTCGTGCAGCTCCCCGAGGTCGGCGACTCGGTGACCGCGGGCGAGACCTGCGGCGAACTGGAGTCGACCAAGTCCGTCTCCGACCTGTACTCCCCCGTCTCCGGTGAGATCACCGAGGTCAACGAGGACGTCGTCAACGACCCGTCGCTGGTGAACAGCGCCCCCTTCGAGGGCGGCTGGCTGTTCAAGGTGCGGGTCACGGACGAGCCGGCCGACCTGCTCTCCGCCGACGAGTACACCGCCTTCGCCGGCGCCTGAGGAGTCACGATCGCATGTCGCTTCTGAACACACCCCTGCACGAGCTGGACCCGGACGTCGCCGCCGCCGTCGACGCCGAGCTGGACCGCCAGCAGTCCACCCTCGAGATGATCGCGTCGGAGAACTTCGCCCCGGTCGCGGTCATGGAGGCCCAGGGCTCGGTCCTCACCAACAAGTACGCCGAGGGCTACCCCGGCCGCCGCTACTACGGCGGCTGCGAGCACGTCGACGTGATCGAGCAGATCGCCATCGACCGGGTCAAGGCGCTCTTCGGCGCCGAGCACGCCAACGTGCAGCCGCACTCGGGCGCCCAGGCCAACGCGGCCGCGATGTTCGCGCTGCTCAAGCCCGGCGACACGATCATGGGTCTGAACCTCGCCCACGGCGGGCACCTGACCCACGGCATGAAGATCAACTTCTCCGGCAAGCTCTACAACGTGGTCCCCTACCACGTCGGCGACGACGGCCAGGTCGACATGGCCGAGGTGGAGCGCCTGGCCAAGGAGACCAAGCCGAAGCTGATCGTGGCGGGCTGGTCGGCCTACCCGCGTCAGCTGGACTTCGCCGCGTTCCGCAAGGTCGCGGACGAGGTCGGCGCGTACCTGATGGTCGACATGGCGCACTTCGCCGGTCTGGTCGCGGCGGGCCTGCACCCGAACCCGGTCCCGCACGCCCACGTCGTCACCACGACCACCCACAAGACGCTGGGCGGTCCGCGCGGCGGTGTGATCCTCTCCACGGCCGAGCTGGCCAAGAAGATCAACTCCGCCGTCTTCCCCGGTCAGCAGGGTGGCCCGCTGGAGCACGTGGTGGCCGCCAAGGCCGTCGCCTTCAAGGTCGCCGCGAGCGAGGACTTCAAGGAGCGCCAGGGCCGTACGCTGGAGGGTGCCCGCATCCTGGCCGAGCGCCTGGTGCGGGACGACGCGAAGGCCGCGGGCGTCTCCGTCCTGACCGGCGGCACGGACGTCCACCTGGTCCTGGTGGACCTGCGCGACTCCGAGCTGGACGGACAGCAGGCCGAGGACCGCCTCCACGAGGTCGGCATCACGGTCAACCGCAACGCCGTCCCGAACGACCCGCGCCCGCCGATGGTGACCTCCGGTCTGCGCATCGGTACGCCGGCCCTGGCGACCCGCGGCTTCACCGCCGAGGACTTCGCCGAGGTCGCGGACGTGATCGCCGAGGCGCTGAAGCCGTCCTACGACGCGGAGGCCCTCAAGGCCCGGGTGAAGACCCTGGCCGACAAGCACCCGCTGTACCCGGGTCTGAACAAGTAGACACCACACCTCCGGGTGGGGCGCCGCGTCCGCCACAAGCGGCCCGTCGCCCCACCCGGAGTGCCCCACCCTCTGCACCACCCCCGTTCTGAGGAGTCCCCGTGGCCATCTCGGTCTTCGACCTGTTCTCGATCGGCATCGGCCCGTCGAGCTCGCACACGGTCGGCCCGATGCGCGCGGCCCGCATGTTCGCCCGCCGCCTGCGCAACGAGGAGCTGCTGGACTCCGTCGCCTCGGTCCGCGTCGAGCTGTACGGCTCGCTCGGCGCCACCGGCCACGGCCACGGCACCCCCAAGGCGGTGCTGCTCGGCCTGGAGGGCGACTC includes:
- the gcvH gene encoding glycine cleavage system protein GcvH; this translates as MSNPQQLRYSKEHEWLSGAEDGVSTVGITEHAANALGDVVFVQLPEVGDSVTAGETCGELESTKSVSDLYSPVSGEITEVNEDVVNDPSLVNSAPFEGGWLFKVRVTDEPADLLSADEYTAFAGA
- the glyA gene encoding serine hydroxymethyltransferase; the encoded protein is MSLLNTPLHELDPDVAAAVDAELDRQQSTLEMIASENFAPVAVMEAQGSVLTNKYAEGYPGRRYYGGCEHVDVIEQIAIDRVKALFGAEHANVQPHSGAQANAAAMFALLKPGDTIMGLNLAHGGHLTHGMKINFSGKLYNVVPYHVGDDGQVDMAEVERLAKETKPKLIVAGWSAYPRQLDFAAFRKVADEVGAYLMVDMAHFAGLVAAGLHPNPVPHAHVVTTTTHKTLGGPRGGVILSTAELAKKINSAVFPGQQGGPLEHVVAAKAVAFKVAASEDFKERQGRTLEGARILAERLVRDDAKAAGVSVLTGGTDVHLVLVDLRDSELDGQQAEDRLHEVGITVNRNAVPNDPRPPMVTSGLRIGTPALATRGFTAEDFAEVADVIAEALKPSYDAEALKARVKTLADKHPLYPGLNK
- the gcvT gene encoding glycine cleavage system aminomethyltransferase GcvT, with the translated sequence MSSTELRRTALDATHRALGATMTDFAGWDMPLRYGSEREEHVAVRTRAGLFDLSHMGEITVTGPQAAELLNFALVGNIGTVKPGRARYTMICREDGGILDDLIVYRLEEAEYMVVANASNAQVVLDALTERAAGFDAEVRDDRDAYALLAVQGPESPGILASLTDADLDGLKYYAGLPGTVAGVPALIARTGYTGEDGFELFVKPEHAVGLWQALTGAGEAAGLIPCGLSCRDTLRLEAGMPLYGNELSTALTPFDAGLGRVVKFEKEGDFVGRAALTEAAERAASRPPRVLVGLVAEGRRVPRSGYRVVAGGEVIGEVTSGAPSPTLGKPIAMAYVDPAHAAPGTEGVGVDIRGSHEPYEVVALPFYKRQK